The Prionailurus bengalensis isolate Pbe53 chromosome B1, Fcat_Pben_1.1_paternal_pri, whole genome shotgun sequence genomic interval ATGGGCATTTACAgtttttctacctttaaaaacagtaaaccaaaggggcacctggatggctcagttggttaagcatccaacttcggctcaggtcatgatctcgtagtttgtgagttcgagccccacattgggctctctgctgtctgtgcagagcccgcttcagatcctgtgtctccctctttctctgcccctgccctgtgtgctctctctctcaaaacaaaacaaacaaaaaacccccacacattaaaaaaaaaaaacccagtaaaaccAAAAATATGCTTCAAGAGCAAATGAGAGGGTAGGAGACATGCCCTCAGATCAGTAAAAATGGGTTCCGAACAACACTGGCCCTGTGCTTCTTCCCTAGCACTTATTTCTGTCACTATGACCAGCTTTCACTGCTGTGACAACTTCAAAAGCAATTACCACCCTTACCACCCTTCCTGTGTGTCTCACAGGTTTTCAACTCAGCCACTGATTGCAGTCCATCCCTCTGGAAACCTATATTCTGTATGTCGAAacatacagattgaaaataattctccccagggatgcctggctggctcagttggtagagcatgcgactctcgctcttggggttgtgagttcaagacccacgttgggcatagaacTTGAacgaaagaaaggaaggaaggaaggaagggaggaaggaaggaaggaagaaaggaaggaagaaagaaaggaaggaagaaagaaagaatagaatatcataaaaaaaattctcagcctCTAACTGACTCCCAGAATAGAGTCAGTTTTAAAATAGAacagtttcagttttgttttttctacctTTATTATATTTTCGCATTTGAGATACAGACAACCTACGGTCTTACACCACACAAAAGACACCCATTCTTGTGATTTTAAAGTGCATCCCCCCTTTAACTTtgtgtacaaaaatatttatttttttaaaacatgcagaCGTTTCACGACAAGGCACTTTTAGGCATCGAATGAAGACAAGCCTTCCGTTTTACATTCACACTGAAGTAAAAGTGAGCCACAGTCATCGCAGCTGCCCTCCTGGGGGTCCTCACAGGTCCAGAGGTCTCTGGGATCAGATCACCCAAACTGCAAAAACATTCACGGCTTTACAACTTGGGCCGACGAGCTTGACGACCATGGCAAGGCAAAGGCGCGTGTAACCACAGCCGAACTTCCCGGTCAGGAAGTGCACAGAACCTGCCAGAAGGTCTCCCAGGACCCTGTAAGGTCCCATTATGCTCATGACTTTTTACTCCCAGTATCAGTGATGGGCGCCTCCGAGAGCAGAGGGCCACGCATCCAGGGGAGGAATTTTACAGGAGGAAACAGGTGGATGACACTCAAGGTTTTCGTTCACTTCACAGAGAGGGAAGAGCCCAGAAAACAgggcacttttaaaaaatgagctgaCACTTTTTTGGTTTATAAACATAATATACAACCCATTTAACATCCAAGTGACTACAAGCaatgcttgtttttaaaatgcaaattatatgcaaggatcaaaaccacaaaaacattCTTTTAGCAGTTCACAAtttacacctttaaaaaaacgttgaaaagagtAATGTTTTGCCACAGTTAAAATtaaatcttagaggaaaaataaattctacctTGACTCTGAAATGGTTTTAATTTCTGGAGAACTACGTAAACTCCCCTTATTCCTCACCAGTTCCCCTACcataagaatacttaaaaaaagaaagagaaaagaaacccatTCAAATGCTCCATACCTTCCAAGAAACACTGAAAGCTTATTTATTACGTCTCTTTCTATAGTCCAGCTTATTTATTGCACCTAATTTGCCAATGCTTCCCAGGGTATTTGGGAAATAAATAGGAAACGAAACGGAGCTGGTTCTCCATTTCTGGGCGGGAGGCTGGTCCTTTGAGGACAACCTTGGGAAGGGCACTGGGGCCGGGGGACGTTGGTCACCATAACCGACAGCTGTCTGAGGGTCAaacccccacgtcaggctgcaATGACGTCTCCAACTAAGAAGCTTGTCACTGTGTGTGGACCTATTTACTGATGGTGAGCTCTGAAAGAAGGAGAGGTTCTGTTGAAGCAGGTCCCGGGGCCATGTGTGGATATCCTGGGACAGAACTGGGCCAAAGGGAGATGGCCTGACAGCTGAATAAAGACAGTACAACTGTTCAGAGGCCCCTTGCTCAGCGAAATGACTGACAGGGAACTGCATTCTCTCGTCAGGGGAGGGTCTTTGCAAGCAGGTGACGACTTGCCTGGGAGGCTGAGCATCCCAGGTGTACTGGCTGGGGGGGGTTGCAACCAGTGCCCCCAGCAACAAAGCTGGGGTGAGCTGCCAGGAAagaatggtggggggagggcttaTGGCTGTTTTAAGAGATACTGATCACTGAATTACCATATTTCAAATTTGACCCTGGAATGTCTGAAGATCACCATTACTGAAAAAACGAACGGGAGCCACCTGaggcatttttcttttgcatagaGAGTGATCTCGTTACCTTTAATCTGGTAACATGTAAATGACAGTGCACCCTGTACCTTTCTTGACTGGACAGAGGTGGCCCAGgacttcttaaaatatattccCGACCTCTATGAaatcagttttgcttccattcGACTTTGATTTGCACTATCAATCGTGCTGGTCGCCAGATCCGTAACAACAAAAGTGCCGTCTGTGTGCCTGATGTAAGATATGCTTAGAATAAAACACAGTTCTGCCCAAGTTCAGCACAAGACAAAAATGTGACTGTCCCATATATTGTATTACGCAATCCCCGAGTCCTACCCACCTGGGAGAGGCATAAGCAATAAAGCACTAGGTCGCAGACTAGTAACAGCCAGTTTTAGGAACAAGAACTAACATCAACCACCACACCGcttaagaacatttaaaaagtcgAAATATGTTAaagttcaaaaaagaaagaaaaaaacaaaaacaaaaaaaaacccaaccacaaAACTCTAGGAGCCTGGACCCTCCATACCTGCCTGGCACCAATGGACAAAGCCACAGAAGCCAGGAGGTTTTTTTCTAATCGGTCTGGAACACGCAAGCCAAAGCGACTCCTCGCTTGCCAATGCCAGCAGCTGTGCCTCCGTGTCCAGGCAGCTGTGCACCCCTCTTCCTGCCTCACTTTACGCAGATCAGGCAAAAGGAAAACGAGACAGCCATTTAACTAAgctccaaaaacaaaagcaaaacagaaaaaaaaaaaaccaaccttcttcaaatacatatgtaaaaatattttttaaacacccCCAAGTACAAGCCAATCTTGCCCAAGAAAACTCACAGGCTCTGGGGATCCATCTGTCAATGAAAGTCCCAGGAGTCTCACATCAGTATGAACCGACAACTTTTAATGCATTAGTCCAATATGGTTAAGAGCAAGTAACCTCTGATATTTCAGAGTCGccaaacatggaaaataaaatgtgagaactTGGTGAGGTTTTTCTCCCTGATCCCTTTATGCACTTGCACTCCATAAATAAGAAGCCCCAGGTCACAGTCCCTGCGTGCTCGGAAAGAGGCCTGGGTGTCGCAGATCACGGTCAGCGTTAGACCAAACACTCACTGAAGGCTTTGAGGATAGATGGGATCTGCAAATCACAATGTCCTGAACACGGCAGGAAGGAGGGCTCTCGAGGAAAGGAGAGTCTCAAATCCCTTTGTGAAGAATGGGGTGCCTGCAAACCAGCGAGCGAGTTCAAACAAATCCTGTAACGGAGCCGTCTGGTGACTCAGGAGCGAGTACTTCGAAAGCTCCCCCAGACGCCAAGCGGACATGCTACCCGTGTCCCACCCAGACTGTCCTGCCTGTCAGTCTGTAACCCAGCACTGGAGCCAGTTACTTTTGCTAACTGGGGCATCGTTCTCTGCTGGACGCTCTGTGGGGTCAGAAAGAGGAAATGCCTGTCTTCGGCACAGGCTAATTTGCCTTGCTTATCTTTTCCTCGGCATCAGATGAGCTGTGGACGAAAAtaaaacgcaaaaaaaaaaaaagagcacagagATAAAGCGTGAAGTACGTGGAGACCCGGAACAGCAgcagcaaggggtggggggtgggggggcgaccCGGCTGGGCAGACAGCGCGCAAAGATGAGCCGCAAGGGTCCAATGGGAAGTGACTGGGCACGGAGTGACTTTCAGGTGACTGATTTTCCACATCCCGGTGAGGGAGGTGCGGCCCCTCCAGGCAGCCGGATCATGCTCCTGGTTGCATCATTTCGAAGCCACTGCCCTCCAGCTTCTCCAGCACTGCCCGCAAGGCTGGTTCCCGCCCAGGCCCTTCCCACACTGGTCTCCTGCTCCGACCCTCGAGGCCGCCGCAGGTGCCAAGCAGACCAGCTCCCCGCATCTACCCTGGCGTGCGAAACCAGTCGTGAGATCTAACCCTGGCTGGGTTTTGCTGGCTTCAGAAAAAAGTGAGTAGgatcctttctttttcaaaaactgtGCCTAATGGCAGTTCAGCTGCTCTCTGGCTCCGTCTCCGCCTGCCTGTGACTGCAGCTAGACTTCCCAGGACCCACTCAGCCGCGCTCTGTCATGCACAGTCACTAGTAGTAGGGCCCTAGCTTTTCGTATCCTAAATAACTAGGCCACTCTGGAAACAGACCGTAGGAACACCGAGGGCTTCCAAACTGGTCAAAGGATATTCCAAAATCTGGTCCGTTCTGTGGCTCGGCTGTTCCCTGAGAGGATTTCAGTTCAGCCCGGATGATCCTATagtttttgcctttgttgctGTCCCAGTAAGTCTGTCCGCGGCACTCAAAGCACACAGCAAACTCTATTCTCTCGTAAGACTGAACTTTCTCAGGTAAGCTAATGTCAAAGGAGAACGTGTCCCTGTCTGAACCAGCGTAAGTGTCCTTCACATACCAACAGGGAAAGTCTGTGAAGCTTTTCCAAGTGTCAAATGTCATCCGTATTTTCACCGTCTTCTCAAACGCCAGGTTCTGCACTTTCACTGTGCCAGCAATCGCTCTGTCTTTCAGCACACAGTTTTCAAGGCATACGTGGTCGGTCTGAAGCCGATTTCTAAAGTCTAAGTAATCTGCGGAAGGCTGTGAAAAATCCAGAACAAAGCTCTCGCTCTCTGCTGTCGTCAGACTCACAATGTTGTCTAGGAGCTCAGTGATGTTAAACGGAATATCTAACGGGTCATCGAATTCCGAGAACACTTTGACCATTGTCAGGGCCAGCCCTTGGTTGTCTGCGAAGGACACCCGCTTTTTCACCTTCTTCTCCTGCACGGTGGGGGCCACCATTCCGCCGGCTTCATCCTTGCTGCTCAGCTGAATGCAAGGCCTCAGTGGTTTGCTTGGCTTTGGCGAAGCCTTGAAGGCGAACCTCTCTCTGCGCAAGGAAGGGGCCATGCAGCTGTACCTGCACTCTATGTCCACAGCCATCATTGGGTTAGAGGAACAGGCTAGAACCCTggcaaaaggggaaagaaagaaacggCCGTGAGATCAGACAGAAGTTAAACTCCTCATTCGAACGGGGACTGGCAAACAATGTCTGCCTTCAGCTCtggcccagcccctctccccccctcccaccccctccgcTGTGGTTCCGTATTAACTCAAGTGTGATCCAGCATGACCTTGGGTTCAGGGGACATTAAGACTGTAAAGTGGGGTGAAAAAGAGGACTGGggtcaaaacaaatgaaaaaacaaactattttcaCAGGTTTTTCTGTCGGGATTTCTTGGGGGGCCTCACATGCCAGAGCGTCTTGGGGAATACTGAAAAGAACAGGCGGTCTGCAAGAGTTCCCAAACTTATCTAACTAAGGAATCCTTTTTTTGTGGAACAGCTTGCGGAACACATGTTCTGAGGAACACACTTTGGTAAAGACAGCTTtaataggataaaaataaatgaactcatgCCATGAATATTGGTAGTACCTATATGCCAGATATTATGCTAGACACTGAGATTCAATGGGGAACACAGACACAAAGCTGTAcagtaggtttttatttttatttacttatttaaatattttttaaaatgtttatttattttgagagagtgtgtgtgtgcacacgtgagggaggggcagagagagggggagagagaatcccaagcaggctcctggctgtcagcatagagcctgatgtggggcttgaactcacaaactgtaagatcatgacctgagccgaagccgaaaTTGAGGgatggtcacttaaccaactgagccatccacgtgctcCTCGATTTTTATATTCcagcatatttttcctttaaaaaatgccaacAATTCAGTTGTTTTCAACCTTTCATATAggtgaatatttgttttttctgtagTGGAAAATAGTCTCTAtaagaataaaaggcaaagagaatCCTACTACAAGATCAGGTTAAATCTGACTTCctaaaaactatatttttctaggagtgagaaaaaataaaaccaaatgattAAAGACAAACtgggaaaacattttataaaaagcatGGCAGCAAAGAGTTAATACCTTCATATACAAAGAGTTcctacaaaacaataaaaaagtaaaatagtcaacacagaaaaatgagcaaagaacatgaatagaagattcctgaaaaaaattaaaattggcccataaatatacaaaatgtccAACTTAAAGAATTTAGATTAGAAAACAATGCCTGTTGTTGCCTACTGAGTTagtaaagactttttaaagataatataaaCACATGTATTAGTCTAAGTCAGCACAACCTTTCTAAATATTCTTCtcatttttggtt includes:
- the PPP1R3B gene encoding protein phosphatase 1 regulatory subunit 3B isoform X1, yielding MCTSALMSCTRVLACSSNPMMAVDIECRYSCMAPSLRRERFAFKASPKPSKPLRPCIQLSSKDEAGGMVAPTVQEKKVKKRVSFADNQGLALTMVKVFSEFDDPLDIPFNITELLDNIVSLTTAESESFVLDFSQPSADYLDFRNRLQTDHVCLENCVLKDRAIAGTVKVQNLAFEKTVKIRMTFDTWKSFTDFPCWYVKDTYAGSDRDTFSFDISLPEKVQSYERIEFAVCFECRGQTYWDSNKGKNYRIIRAELKSSQGTAEPQNGPDFGISFDQFGSPRCSYGLFPEWPSYLGYEKLGPYY
- the PPP1R3B gene encoding protein phosphatase 1 regulatory subunit 3B isoform X2, with amino-acid sequence MMAVDIECRYSCMAPSLRRERFAFKASPKPSKPLRPCIQLSSKDEAGGMVAPTVQEKKVKKRVSFADNQGLALTMVKVFSEFDDPLDIPFNITELLDNIVSLTTAESESFVLDFSQPSADYLDFRNRLQTDHVCLENCVLKDRAIAGTVKVQNLAFEKTVKIRMTFDTWKSFTDFPCWYVKDTYAGSDRDTFSFDISLPEKVQSYERIEFAVCFECRGQTYWDSNKGKNYRIIRAELKSSQGTAEPQNGPDFGISFDQFGSPRCSYGLFPEWPSYLGYEKLGPYY